The following are encoded in a window of bacterium genomic DNA:
- a CDS encoding 4Fe-4S dicluster domain-containing protein, whose product MSDPLQGPAQTGIAVEESSLDPGLADEVAAQPGGEGIRRCFACGTCTAGCPVRRFNERFNPRRIIRMVLLGMREQVLGEPFVWLCASCFTCQERCPQGVRISDLMRALKNLALRRGNMPEGIPMQARLLAEKGTLYPLDEFDNKKRVKAGLPALPEEKAVVGPLLKELEEVMGGKGGSHSD is encoded by the coding sequence ATGAGTGATCCTTTGCAAGGGCCTGCACAGACCGGGATAGCCGTTGAGGAAAGCTCCCTGGACCCAGGCCTGGCCGATGAAGTGGCCGCCCAACCGGGTGGTGAGGGAATAAGGCGGTGTTTTGCCTGCGGAACCTGTACTGCAGGTTGTCCTGTGCGGCGTTTCAATGAGAGGTTCAACCCACGCAGGATCATTCGAATGGTGCTCTTGGGCATGCGGGAGCAGGTGCTAGGGGAGCCTTTTGTGTGGCTCTGTGCGAGTTGTTTCACCTGCCAGGAGAGGTGCCCCCAGGGCGTCAGGATCTCGGATCTCATGCGGGCTTTGAAGAACCTGGCCCTGCGACGTGGGAACATGCCCGAGGGGATACCCATGCAGGCGCGCCTTCTGGCCGAGAAGGGCACTCTCTATCCTCTGGATGAATTCGATAACAAGAAAAGGGTGAAGGCGGGGCTTCCGGCCTTGCCGGAAGAAAAAGCAGTGGTGGGCCCGCTCTTGAAGGAACTGGAAGAGGTGATGGGCGGCAAGGGAGGCTCCCATAGCGACTGA
- a CDS encoding hydrogenase iron-sulfur subunit, with translation MQTSMEPKIIAFLCNWCTYAGADLAGTARMTYPANVRTVRLMCTGSLDPMYVVKAFLEGADGVLVGGCHPGDCHYTNGNFKARRRVALLWEIMDSLGLDRSRLWLRWISASEGGLFAQTIKEMVESLKAKGPSPVQAQMIL, from the coding sequence ATGCAGACATCTATGGAGCCTAAGATCATTGCCTTTCTATGCAATTGGTGCACCTATGCAGGAGCGGATCTGGCCGGAACAGCGCGTATGACTTATCCAGCCAATGTGCGCACGGTCAGGTTGATGTGTACTGGCTCCCTGGATCCCATGTACGTGGTCAAGGCTTTTCTGGAAGGGGCGGATGGTGTGCTGGTGGGGGGATGCCATCCTGGGGACTGTCACTATACCAATGGGAACTTCAAGGCTCGTAGAAGGGTGGCTCTGTTGTGGGAGATCATGGACTCCCTGGGACTGGATCGCAGCCGCCTATGGCTTCGCTGGATAAGCGCCAGCGAGGGAGGCTTGTTCGCCCAGACCATCAAGGAGATGGTGGAGAGCCTCAAGGCCAAGGGGCCAAGCCCTGTGCAGGCCCAGATGATTCTGTGA
- a CDS encoding sigma 54-interacting transcriptional regulator, with protein MEQWNGLSGEQILEQLGEGVLIIDQHFRIVYFNARAEQITLHRRQDALGRTCREILGLANCQDGCPAARARQEGQSVIDYEAQITTRSGRQIPIHIRFSVLREPAGEFSGGIITIRDMPSRGAQGEEAADYSFQGILSRNRRILQIFEVLPDVSRTDASVLLQGESGTGKELFATAIHNLSLRQKGPFIKLNCSAFPETLLESELFGYVKGAFTDARKDKPGMFQLAHGGTLFLDEVGDITPALQVKLLRVLQDGEFMPLGGTSPVRVDVRIISATNRRLEDLVREGRFRSDLYYRLNVVKFQLPPLRERPEDIPLLTRKILERFSSRLQSNARGISPEALALLQRYDFPGNVRELENILEHALIMCKEALIQPHHLPSYLLGIERELEAAKDTKMREVETRTILQVLRKHRGNKLKAARELGIHRTTLWRKLKELNQDMQHI; from the coding sequence ATGGAGCAGTGGAACGGGCTTTCTGGAGAGCAGATCCTGGAGCAGCTCGGGGAGGGGGTGCTGATCATAGATCAGCACTTCCGCATAGTGTATTTCAATGCAAGGGCCGAACAGATCACCCTGCATCGCAGGCAAGATGCCCTGGGCCGCACATGTCGGGAGATCCTTGGACTGGCCAACTGTCAGGACGGCTGTCCTGCAGCCAGGGCCAGGCAGGAAGGCCAGAGTGTCATAGATTATGAGGCACAGATAACCACCCGTTCGGGCCGACAAATACCCATCCATATCAGATTTTCGGTACTGAGGGAGCCCGCAGGGGAGTTCTCCGGGGGCATTATAACCATACGGGATATGCCCAGCCGGGGAGCACAGGGAGAGGAGGCCGCGGACTACAGCTTCCAGGGGATCCTAAGCCGTAACCGCAGGATTCTACAAATCTTCGAGGTGCTCCCGGATGTCAGCCGCACCGACGCATCGGTCCTTCTGCAGGGGGAAAGTGGCACGGGCAAGGAACTCTTTGCCACGGCCATTCACAACCTGAGCCTCAGACAAAAGGGACCCTTTATAAAGCTCAACTGCAGCGCCTTCCCCGAGACACTCCTGGAGTCAGAGCTCTTCGGTTATGTCAAAGGGGCTTTCACAGACGCCCGCAAGGACAAACCAGGCATGTTTCAGCTGGCCCACGGCGGGACCCTGTTCCTGGACGAGGTGGGGGACATAACACCGGCTCTCCAGGTCAAGCTGTTGAGGGTTTTGCAGGACGGGGAGTTCATGCCTTTGGGAGGAACTTCGCCGGTGCGGGTAGACGTGAGGATCATCTCGGCCACCAACAGGCGCCTGGAGGATCTGGTCAGGGAGGGAAGATTCAGAAGCGACCTCTACTACAGGCTCAACGTGGTGAAATTCCAGCTACCCCCCCTCAGGGAAAGGCCTGAGGACATACCGCTTTTGACACGGAAGATCCTGGAACGCTTTAGCAGCCGACTCCAAAGTAATGCCCGTGGCATAAGCCCCGAGGCCTTGGCCCTACTTCAGAGGTACGATTTTCCAGGAAACGTCAGAGAGCTGGAAAACATCCTGGAACATGCCCTCATCATGTGCAAGGAAGCCCTTATCCAGCCCCACCATCTTCCCTCTTATCTGCTGGGCATTGAGAGAGAGCTGGAAGCCGCCAAAGATACCAAGATGAGGGAAGTAGAGACCCGCACCATCCTCCAAGTGCTAAGAAAACACAGGGGAAACAAGCTCAAGGCAGCCAGGGAGCTGGGTATTCACCGCACCACCCTCTGGAGAAAACTCAAGGAACTCAACCAGGACATGCAACACATCTGA
- a CDS encoding CoB--CoM heterodisulfide reductase iron-sulfur subunit A family protein: protein MAVKIGVYVCHCGTNIAGKLRVEDLASYAQQLPGVVVARDYRFMCSEPGQEQIRKDIQEMGLNRVVVAACSPRMHENTFRKTCQAAGINPYFLQIANIREQCSWTAEEDLDAANQKARDLIRAAVARVAYHEPLPSQEAPVHPHVLVVGGGIAGIQAALDIAESGHLVHLVERQQSVGGHMSQLDKTFPTLDCSACILTPKMVAVGTHPHIRLHAYSEVVEVTGFVGNFKARILHKARYVDWHKCTGCGLCQEKCPKKVPSEYNLGLGQRKAIYTMFPQAVPNKPVIDKENCIYFQKGKCRACEKFCEVNAIDFQQQDWVEEVEVGSIIVATGYDQMDPTPLSMYGYGVYPNVITGLEFERLVSAAGPTGGHILTKDGKEPRDVAIIHCVGSRDKNYHEYCSRVCCMYALKFAHLIREKIHANVFLFYIDMRCFGKGYEEFYDRVQGEGAIFVRGKPGLVTDQALSPEEQGRLMVVGEDSLSGEILRVPVDMVILASAMEPRADAEKVSRTFLLGRSRDGFFLEQHPKLAPVSTAAAGIFLAGTCQGPRDIPDTVAHASAAAAKALSLASRGRVEIESMVSEIDPEVCVGCQTCVGLCPSGAITYQARSLVSKINQALCLGCGSCAAACPSGAARLKHFTPDQVLAEIDALMGA, encoded by the coding sequence ATGGCCGTAAAAATAGGGGTTTATGTCTGCCATTGTGGCACAAACATAGCAGGCAAGCTTAGGGTGGAGGATCTGGCCTCTTATGCCCAGCAATTACCCGGTGTGGTGGTGGCCCGGGATTACAGGTTCATGTGTTCAGAGCCGGGCCAGGAACAGATCCGCAAAGACATCCAGGAAATGGGTCTTAACCGAGTGGTAGTGGCAGCCTGTTCTCCGCGCATGCATGAGAACACCTTTCGCAAGACCTGTCAGGCCGCCGGGATAAATCCCTACTTCTTGCAGATCGCCAACATAAGGGAGCAATGTTCCTGGACCGCCGAAGAGGATCTGGATGCAGCCAACCAAAAAGCCAGGGACCTGATTCGGGCTGCAGTGGCCCGTGTGGCTTATCACGAACCCCTGCCTTCCCAGGAGGCTCCGGTGCATCCCCACGTGCTGGTGGTGGGAGGAGGCATAGCCGGCATCCAGGCAGCCTTGGACATAGCTGAGAGCGGGCACCTGGTGCACCTGGTGGAGCGCCAACAATCGGTGGGAGGGCACATGTCACAGCTGGACAAGACCTTTCCCACCCTGGATTGCTCGGCCTGCATATTGACCCCCAAGATGGTGGCTGTGGGCACACATCCGCACATCAGGCTTCATGCTTACAGCGAGGTGGTGGAAGTCACAGGCTTTGTGGGCAATTTCAAGGCTCGCATTCTTCACAAAGCCAGGTATGTGGACTGGCACAAATGCACTGGCTGCGGACTGTGCCAGGAGAAATGCCCCAAGAAGGTGCCCTCGGAGTACAACCTGGGCCTGGGGCAAAGAAAAGCCATTTACACCATGTTTCCCCAGGCAGTGCCCAACAAGCCAGTGATCGATAAAGAGAACTGCATTTATTTCCAGAAGGGCAAGTGTAGAGCCTGCGAGAAGTTCTGCGAGGTCAATGCCATAGATTTCCAGCAGCAGGACTGGGTGGAGGAAGTGGAAGTGGGCTCCATCATAGTGGCCACGGGGTACGATCAGATGGATCCCACCCCTTTGAGCATGTACGGCTACGGTGTTTATCCCAACGTGATCACGGGCCTGGAGTTCGAGCGGCTGGTCTCAGCTGCAGGGCCCACAGGCGGGCATATCCTAACAAAGGATGGGAAAGAGCCCAGGGATGTGGCCATCATCCACTGCGTGGGCAGCAGGGACAAGAACTACCACGAGTACTGTTCCAGGGTGTGCTGCATGTACGCCCTTAAGTTTGCCCATTTGATCCGCGAGAAAATCCACGCCAATGTTTTTCTCTTTTACATTGACATGCGCTGTTTCGGAAAAGGTTACGAGGAGTTCTACGACCGGGTGCAAGGCGAAGGGGCTATTTTCGTGCGGGGCAAACCGGGTCTTGTGACCGACCAGGCCCTCAGCCCCGAGGAGCAAGGCCGGCTCATGGTTGTGGGCGAGGACAGCCTCTCAGGGGAGATCCTCAGGGTGCCGGTGGATATGGTGATACTGGCTTCGGCCATGGAACCAAGGGCCGATGCTGAAAAGGTCTCCAGGACCTTTCTTCTGGGCAGAAGCCGTGACGGGTTCTTCCTGGAACAACACCCCAAGCTGGCCCCTGTTTCCACTGCTGCAGCTGGAATATTCCTGGCCGGCACTTGCCAGGGGCCCAGGGACATTCCAGACACCGTGGCTCACGCCTCGGCAGCCGCGGCCAAGGCCCTTTCCCTGGCTTCCAGAGGCAGGGTGGAGATCGAGTCCATGGTCTCGGAAATAGACCCAGAGGTGTGCGTGGGTTGCCAGACCTGCGTGGGGTTGTGTCCCTCAGGGGCCATAACCTATCAAGCCAGGAGCCTGGTCTCTAAGATCAACCAGGCCCTCTGCCTAGGCTGCGGCTCCTGTGCTGCTGCCTGCCCCAGCGGAGCGGCCCGACTCAAGCACTTTACCCCGGATCAGGTGCTGGCCGAAATAGACGCGCTGATGGGAGCCTGA
- a CDS encoding FAD-dependent oxidoreductase — protein MDKQPNLLQEPQEAIDSPPCADVLVIGAGTAGLTAALDLAESGRTVLMVDQALAHGGTMPLLDRQFPTDSCGFCQLLPKDPQVATGCLKSLFEHPMVTLLASTEVEAVEGKAGEFRVRLRRRATCVDYEKCTNCNRCVEACPESYPDPLQGGMLPKKAIGYRSELCTGYRLGVDQQRCTRCGACVKACPEDAICLDAQDTWEERICRAIVVATGFRLHDPTDHPELGYGRFADVISSLELERLIARNWREGQNKITRPSDGAIPSKIAWIQCVGSREVAHNYCSSLCCMMALKEARMARELLPDAHLEIFYMDLRTCGKGYERYLQEARSMGIRMTRGRPSEVFRRKGGLYIQVEEENGNWREDSFDLVVLSVGLEASPETKRLAEILGISLDQDGFLSAEPGYLSRTAQEGVYLAGAACEPKDIPESVAQAHEAAALAAAHSVPQARALQGTSGDFLRDEEQELRVLAALCDCSGTLKESLQAQELGSALIEERDVVDVFWASTLCKEKGLEALGERLSRSGANAVLVGACTPRWLQKKLEKVLARAGLSSQNLQLVNLREQCAWAHLASVENLKESALAQLKAGLERLRAGVPSGQALAPQMPERAVLVVGGGPAGICAALSLTQMGREVTLVEKEEELGGNLRWLRYGLNPQFEPPKLLKSLLDKLAQAGGVQILTSTVVGDLKGSPGHFKATLVGPDGNPKQYGFGAVVVATGASMSKPTSYLYSEHPGIVTQRDLETALFEGKIKPGELKQVVMIQCVGSRDEEHPYCSRVCCATALKNSLRLLQADPRVRLMVLYRDLRAFGTLERHYRRAREAGVLFVPFQETDPPQVSVQEGRLRVSFWDPLLGLRVLMSPDMVVLSAGVVPVVPQALLKSLGINLDPDGFLENENPKFRPLDLADGIYGCGMALGPAFLDEAMAQGRGAAMRAEAFLRGMERKEVVGGARVSPSRCSACGLCVEACPVGARELDEERGHAVVLGGLCQACGTCVAVCPNDASQLWGASDKQTLWAIEALME, from the coding sequence ATGGACAAGCAGCCGAACCTTCTCCAAGAGCCACAAGAAGCCATTGATTCCCCCCCATGTGCTGATGTCTTGGTGATAGGGGCTGGTACAGCAGGTCTGACCGCTGCGTTGGATCTTGCCGAGAGCGGAAGAACGGTGCTCATGGTGGACCAGGCCCTGGCCCACGGCGGAACCATGCCCCTGCTGGACAGGCAGTTCCCCACGGACAGCTGTGGGTTTTGCCAATTGCTTCCCAAAGACCCCCAGGTGGCCACAGGGTGTTTGAAGAGTCTCTTTGAGCATCCCATGGTCACGTTGCTGGCCTCAACAGAGGTCGAGGCCGTGGAGGGCAAGGCCGGGGAATTCCGGGTGAGGCTCAGGCGAAGGGCCACCTGTGTGGATTATGAAAAGTGCACCAACTGCAACAGATGTGTGGAGGCCTGCCCAGAATCCTACCCTGATCCTCTTCAAGGTGGGATGCTCCCCAAAAAGGCCATAGGCTATCGCTCAGAGCTTTGCACTGGGTACCGGCTGGGTGTGGATCAACAAAGATGCACCAGGTGCGGGGCCTGTGTGAAGGCCTGCCCCGAGGATGCCATCTGCTTGGATGCCCAGGATACCTGGGAGGAGAGGATCTGCAGGGCCATAGTGGTGGCCACGGGTTTTCGCCTGCATGACCCCACTGATCATCCTGAGTTGGGCTACGGTCGTTTTGCCGATGTGATCAGCTCCCTGGAGCTGGAGAGATTGATAGCAAGGAATTGGCGAGAGGGTCAAAACAAAATAACGAGGCCTTCAGATGGGGCAATTCCTTCAAAAATAGCCTGGATCCAGTGTGTGGGCTCCAGGGAGGTGGCCCACAACTACTGCTCCTCGCTTTGCTGCATGATGGCCCTCAAGGAAGCCCGCATGGCCAGGGAGCTCCTACCCGATGCCCACCTGGAGATCTTTTACATGGATCTCAGGACCTGCGGCAAAGGCTATGAAAGATACCTCCAAGAGGCCAGGTCCATGGGGATCCGCATGACCAGGGGAAGGCCTTCTGAGGTTTTCAGGCGCAAGGGAGGTCTTTATATACAGGTGGAAGAGGAAAACGGCAACTGGAGAGAGGATAGTTTCGATCTGGTGGTTCTCTCCGTGGGTCTGGAGGCAAGCCCTGAGACCAAAAGGTTGGCAGAAATCCTTGGCATAAGCCTGGACCAAGACGGTTTCTTGAGCGCTGAGCCCGGGTACCTGAGTCGCACGGCCCAAGAGGGAGTGTACTTGGCCGGGGCTGCCTGCGAGCCCAAAGACATCCCCGAGAGCGTGGCCCAGGCCCACGAGGCGGCTGCCTTGGCCGCAGCCCACAGCGTCCCTCAGGCCAGAGCTCTTCAGGGGACCTCGGGTGATTTTCTCAGAGACGAGGAACAGGAATTGCGGGTTTTGGCCGCCCTTTGCGACTGCTCGGGCACCCTGAAGGAATCCCTCCAGGCACAAGAGCTAGGCAGTGCTTTGATTGAAGAAAGAGATGTAGTGGATGTCTTTTGGGCCTCGACCCTTTGCAAGGAAAAGGGATTAGAGGCCTTGGGGGAGCGTCTGAGCCGCTCAGGGGCCAATGCGGTGCTGGTGGGGGCCTGTACCCCCAGGTGGCTTCAAAAGAAGCTGGAGAAGGTGCTGGCAAGAGCCGGGCTCAGCAGCCAGAATCTTCAACTGGTGAATTTGCGAGAGCAGTGTGCATGGGCCCACCTTGCCAGTGTCGAGAACCTCAAGGAATCAGCCCTGGCTCAGCTCAAGGCCGGGCTGGAAAGGCTCAGGGCTGGTGTTCCCTCCGGGCAGGCCCTGGCCCCTCAGATGCCCGAGAGGGCTGTTTTGGTGGTGGGAGGTGGCCCGGCAGGGATTTGCGCGGCCTTGAGCCTGACTCAAATGGGCAGGGAAGTTACCCTGGTGGAAAAAGAAGAAGAGTTGGGTGGAAACCTCAGGTGGCTTCGCTATGGGTTAAACCCACAGTTCGAGCCCCCAAAGCTTCTCAAGAGCCTGCTGGACAAGCTGGCCCAGGCGGGGGGGGTCCAGATTCTCACCTCCACGGTGGTGGGTGATTTGAAAGGTAGCCCTGGCCATTTCAAGGCCACGCTGGTTGGTCCTGATGGCAATCCAAAACAGTATGGTTTTGGGGCTGTGGTTGTAGCCACGGGAGCAAGCATGTCCAAGCCCACCTCTTACCTGTACTCTGAACACCCGGGGATAGTGACCCAGAGGGATCTGGAGACAGCTCTTTTCGAGGGAAAGATTAAGCCCGGGGAACTCAAACAGGTGGTCATGATCCAGTGTGTGGGCTCCAGAGACGAGGAGCATCCCTATTGCAGCAGGGTATGCTGTGCCACAGCCTTGAAAAACAGCCTCAGACTCCTGCAAGCTGATCCCAGGGTCCGTTTGATGGTGCTTTACAGGGATCTGAGAGCCTTCGGCACATTGGAAAGGCATTACCGCAGGGCCAGGGAGGCTGGGGTCCTGTTTGTGCCCTTCCAAGAGACTGACCCGCCGCAGGTGAGTGTCCAAGAAGGGCGACTTAGGGTCAGCTTCTGGGATCCCCTGCTAGGTCTGAGAGTGCTCATGAGCCCTGACATGGTGGTCTTGAGCGCTGGGGTGGTGCCTGTGGTGCCTCAAGCACTGCTCAAATCCCTTGGCATCAACCTGGATCCCGATGGATTTCTGGAAAATGAGAACCCCAAGTTCCGCCCACTGGATCTGGCCGACGGGATTTATGGATGTGGCATGGCCCTTGGGCCTGCTTTCTTGGATGAGGCCATGGCTCAGGGCCGAGGGGCAGCCATGCGGGCCGAGGCTTTCCTGAGGGGCATGGAAAGAAAAGAGGTGGTGGGGGGAGCCAGGGTAAGTCCCTCTCGTTGCTCGGCTTGCGGGCTTTGTGTAGAGGCCTGCCCTGTTGGGGCCAGGGAGCTTGATGAAGAGAGGGGGCATGCGGTGGTCTTGGGAGGCCTCTGTCAGGCCTGTGGAACTTGTGTGGCCGTCTGTCCCAATGACGCAAGCCAGCTCTGGGGAGCCTCGGACAAACAGACCCTTTGGGCCATAGAGGCCCTCATGGAATAG
- the ychF gene encoding redox-regulated ATPase YchF, which produces MGFSCGIIGLPNVGKSTIFNALTAAGAPSSNYPFCTIEPNVGVVAVPDPRLQFLASMLHPPRVTPTVLEFRDIAGLVEGAHQGRGRGNQFLDHIRNVDVLAHVVRCFQDPDVVHVDGEVNPLRDMEVLETELILADLQLLERRMEKLRRAAKSQEKEVLKELAFLEQLAQGLDRGMRASSLDMPPEQKARLATLGILTGKPLFYVANVGEDELQQAGPRRKAVEERARKESTLAVPICGKVEEELLELSAEDRAEFLRAYGLESSGLQRVIKAGYDLLGLVTFYTVVGRELRAWTVSAHTEAPKAAGKIHSDMEKGFIRAEVISFEALKQAGSLARAKEEGLVRLEGRDYQIQDGDIVTFRFNP; this is translated from the coding sequence ATGGGATTTTCTTGCGGCATCATAGGACTTCCCAATGTGGGCAAGTCCACCATATTCAATGCCCTGACAGCAGCAGGGGCCCCCTCTTCCAATTATCCCTTTTGTACCATAGAGCCCAATGTGGGGGTGGTAGCTGTGCCAGACCCCAGGTTGCAGTTTTTGGCAAGCATGCTCCATCCACCCCGGGTCACTCCCACGGTCTTGGAGTTCAGAGACATTGCCGGGCTGGTGGAGGGCGCCCATCAGGGACGTGGGAGGGGAAACCAGTTCCTGGACCATATACGCAATGTGGATGTGCTGGCACATGTGGTCAGGTGCTTCCAAGACCCCGATGTGGTTCATGTGGACGGTGAGGTGAACCCCCTCAGGGACATGGAGGTGCTGGAGACAGAGCTGATACTTGCCGACTTGCAGCTTCTGGAAAGAAGGATGGAAAAGCTGCGCAGGGCAGCCAAGTCCCAGGAAAAAGAGGTGCTGAAGGAGCTGGCTTTCCTGGAGCAGCTGGCCCAGGGATTGGACAGGGGGATGAGAGCCTCCAGCCTGGATATGCCACCTGAGCAAAAAGCCAGGCTGGCAACCCTTGGAATCTTGACGGGCAAACCCCTCTTCTATGTGGCCAACGTGGGCGAAGATGAGCTTCAGCAAGCTGGGCCCAGGCGCAAGGCCGTGGAAGAAAGGGCCCGCAAGGAGAGCACGCTGGCTGTGCCCATTTGCGGCAAGGTGGAGGAGGAACTCTTGGAGCTCTCTGCTGAAGACAGAGCGGAGTTTCTGAGGGCTTACGGGCTGGAGAGCTCTGGGTTGCAAAGGGTGATAAAGGCAGGATACGATCTGCTGGGCTTGGTGACCTTCTATACAGTGGTGGGTCGGGAGCTGAGAGCCTGGACGGTTTCCGCCCACACAGAAGCCCCCAAGGCTGCGGGAAAGATCCACTCGGACATGGAAAAGGGTTTCATAAGAGCGGAGGTAATCTCTTTCGAGGCCCTCAAGCAGGCTGGATCTTTGGCTAGGGCCAAAGAGGAAGGCTTGGTCAGATTGGAAGGCCGCGATTATCAGATCCAGGACGGGGATATAGTGACCTTTCGTTTCAATCCCTGA
- a CDS encoding CoB--CoM heterodisulfide reductase iron-sulfur subunit B family protein — MDRSYALFLGCTIPARARNYELSVRALARHFNITLVDVEEFSCCGFPLASADHKVAQSLAARNLSIAEQKALDICTLCSSCTSSLTETSHELQNHPEQLQEINKRLSRVKHSYHGPVRVRHFVRILWEEVGLESIKASVKTPLEGLRLAAHYGCHFLKPSEVYGGFDPVEDPRVLDELIRACGATPVDYARKKQCCGGSVLVADEHTALAIGRDKLAELKDLQVDALVVVCPFCGVMFDSQQKKIEKTFEETYEIPVLYLTQVLGLAMGMDEKDLGLSSHAVKTRSVLEKVKSQAAL; from the coding sequence ATGGACCGTTCTTATGCACTTTTTTTGGGCTGTACAATACCTGCCAGAGCGCGCAACTACGAGCTGTCTGTTAGGGCTTTGGCCCGCCATTTCAATATCACACTGGTGGACGTGGAGGAGTTTTCCTGTTGCGGTTTTCCCCTGGCCTCCGCGGATCACAAGGTGGCCCAAAGCCTGGCTGCCAGAAACCTTAGCATAGCAGAGCAAAAGGCTCTGGACATTTGCACCCTTTGCAGCTCCTGTACCTCCTCTCTCACGGAAACCTCCCACGAGCTGCAAAACCATCCGGAACAGCTCCAAGAAATCAACAAAAGGCTCTCCCGGGTGAAGCACAGTTACCATGGCCCGGTGCGAGTGAGGCATTTCGTGAGGATTCTGTGGGAGGAGGTGGGCCTGGAAAGCATCAAGGCGTCTGTTAAGACGCCCCTAGAGGGCCTCAGGCTGGCCGCCCACTATGGATGTCATTTCTTGAAGCCATCTGAGGTGTACGGAGGCTTTGACCCTGTGGAAGACCCCCGGGTTTTGGACGAGCTCATAAGAGCTTGTGGGGCCACGCCAGTTGACTATGCAAGAAAAAAGCAATGCTGCGGGGGTTCGGTGCTTGTGGCCGATGAGCACACGGCCCTGGCCATAGGCCGGGACAAACTGGCTGAGCTCAAAGATCTTCAGGTGGATGCTTTGGTGGTAGTGTGTCCGTTCTGTGGGGTCATGTTCGACTCCCAGCAGAAAAAGATAGAAAAAACCTTTGAAGAGACCTACGAAATCCCAGTGCTCTACCTGACCCAGGTATTGGGTCTGGCCATGGGCATGGATGAAAAGGACCTGGGGCTTTCCAGCCACGCGGTCAAGACCCGTTCTGTGCTGGAGAAAGTGAAGTCGCAGGCAGCCCTTTGA
- a CDS encoding 4Fe-4S dicluster domain-containing protein encodes MMSAEVFALPETADGGLAGAVQALCKSLMEAKAVDLMMVPRRLPLGQMVQHVLVKDAHGLAGLDPVAPVMLVNGATLLAKLSRQDPGASLGALLRPCEIRAFVELVKLHQGDRQRVLILGSDCLGTMEPTQYEPWAKNTAESSSAFLESMLGKGELPEGAPSLRSCCQACEYPTAQGADIELLLVGAQASGWLAMASTERGKQALEAAGLKKAVFPSGREAALRQMVSRREAFRDSLLREVHSEVLPLEKLLGELSRCINCYNCRDVCPVCYCKSCVMDSSTMEHPSYQYIRWAKRKGALKMPAETLFYHMTRMAHMSTSCVGCGQCSSACPMGIRVAEIFRAVAFRTQAVFDYVAGRSLEEPLPLATFREEELQPR; translated from the coding sequence ATGATGTCTGCTGAAGTGTTCGCGTTGCCTGAGACAGCGGATGGGGGTCTGGCTGGGGCTGTGCAGGCCCTCTGTAAGAGCCTCATGGAGGCCAAGGCCGTGGATTTGATGATGGTGCCCAGGAGGCTTCCCTTGGGGCAAATGGTTCAGCACGTTCTGGTAAAGGATGCCCATGGCCTGGCAGGTCTGGATCCTGTGGCCCCGGTCATGCTGGTCAACGGTGCTACTTTGTTGGCCAAGCTCTCCCGCCAGGATCCGGGGGCTTCCCTGGGTGCCCTGCTTAGGCCCTGTGAGATAAGGGCCTTTGTGGAGCTGGTGAAACTTCACCAAGGGGATCGGCAGCGGGTGCTCATACTGGGCTCAGACTGCCTGGGTACCATGGAGCCAACCCAATATGAGCCTTGGGCCAAGAACACCGCCGAATCTTCAAGTGCTTTTCTGGAGAGTATGCTGGGCAAAGGAGAGCTGCCAGAGGGTGCACCCTCATTGAGGAGTTGTTGCCAGGCCTGCGAATACCCCACTGCCCAAGGAGCGGATATTGAGCTGCTGCTCGTGGGGGCTCAGGCTTCGGGCTGGCTGGCCATGGCCTCCACAGAAAGAGGAAAACAAGCTCTGGAGGCAGCCGGGCTGAAAAAGGCTGTTTTCCCATCTGGAAGGGAGGCTGCGCTCAGGCAAATGGTCTCCAGGCGTGAGGCCTTTCGTGACTCTCTGTTAAGAGAAGTGCACTCTGAAGTCTTGCCCCTGGAGAAGCTTTTGGGTGAGCTCTCCAGATGCATCAACTGTTACAACTGCAGGGATGTTTGTCCGGTTTGTTATTGCAAGAGCTGTGTCATGGACAGCTCCACCATGGAGCATCCCTCTTACCAGTACATAAGGTGGGCCAAGAGAAAAGGCGCTTTGAAGATGCCAGCAGAGACGCTTTTCTATCACATGACCCGTATGGCCCACATGAGCACTTCCTGCGTGGGCTGCGGCCAGTGCAGCAGTGCCTGCCCCATGGGGATCCGTGTGGCAGAAATATTCCGGGCAGTGGCTTTCAGGACCCAGGCTGTGTTTGATTATGTGGCTGGCAGGAGTCTGGAGGAGCCTTTGCCTCTGGCCACCTTCAGGGAAGAGGAGCTTCAGCCCAGGTAA